A single Sutterella megalosphaeroides DNA region contains:
- a CDS encoding UDP-2,3-diacylglucosamine diphosphatase — protein sequence MESMQVPALAGLASVAPLSNPVIISDLHLTPTKPKTIMGFLRFMKEVAPRYAELVILGDLFDFWIGDDAMGDAEAIVATLKLYTASGRRLLIMQGNRDVMLGEGFAAACGAELIADPIVVEIRGRKILLSHGDAWCLRDETYQAFRKMVRNPQWQAAVLSKPVPERIAMAQEARMKSEGDKSMKTDAEMDVVESAVAEAARTAGVDLVIHGHTHKPAAHVGAKIERWVLPDWELDNTNCAGRSGCITFLEDGRPQIQML from the coding sequence ATGGAATCGATGCAGGTACCCGCCCTTGCGGGTCTCGCGAGCGTTGCTCCGCTCTCGAATCCCGTCATCATTTCGGACCTTCACCTCACCCCGACGAAGCCCAAGACCATCATGGGTTTTCTGCGCTTCATGAAGGAAGTGGCCCCCCGCTACGCCGAACTCGTGATTCTCGGCGACCTCTTCGACTTCTGGATCGGAGACGACGCGATGGGTGACGCCGAAGCGATCGTCGCCACCCTGAAGCTCTACACGGCTTCGGGCCGTCGCCTTCTCATCATGCAGGGCAACCGCGACGTCATGCTCGGCGAAGGCTTTGCCGCGGCGTGCGGTGCCGAACTCATCGCCGACCCGATCGTCGTTGAGATCCGCGGTCGCAAGATCCTCCTCTCGCACGGCGACGCCTGGTGCCTGCGTGACGAAACCTATCAGGCTTTCCGCAAGATGGTGCGCAATCCCCAGTGGCAGGCCGCCGTCCTCTCGAAGCCCGTTCCCGAGCGCATCGCCATGGCCCAGGAAGCCCGCATGAAGAGCGAAGGTGACAAGAGCATGAAGACCGACGCCGAAATGGACGTGGTCGAATCGGCCGTTGCCGAAGCCGCCCGCACCGCGGGGGTCGACCTCGTCATTCACGGTCACACCCACAAGCCCGCCGCGCACGTGGGCGCCAAGATCGAGCGCTGGGTGCTACCCGACTGGGAACTCGACAACACGAACTGCGCCGGCCGCTCGGGCTGCATCACGTTCCTTGAGGACGGTCGCCCGCAGATCCAAATGTTGTAA
- a CDS encoding peptidylprolyl isomerase, whose translation MIRFTTNKGVIDIELDHEHAPKTSENFEEYVKSGFYNGVIFHRVIRGFMIQGGGFLPGMIQKETRAPIENEAANGLKNDRYTIAMARTGDPHSATAQFFINVADNDFLNHTAPTSQGWGYAVFGRVVAGEDVVDEIAKVRTSTRGFHGDVPVEDVVIEKAEIIAD comes from the coding sequence ATGATCCGTTTCACCACGAACAAGGGTGTGATCGACATCGAGCTCGACCACGAACACGCCCCGAAGACCAGCGAAAACTTTGAAGAGTACGTCAAGTCCGGTTTCTATAACGGCGTCATCTTCCACCGCGTCATCCGCGGCTTCATGATCCAGGGCGGCGGCTTCCTCCCTGGCATGATCCAGAAGGAAACCCGTGCTCCGATCGAAAACGAAGCCGCCAACGGCCTCAAGAACGACCGTTACACGATCGCCATGGCCCGCACGGGCGACCCCCACTCCGCCACGGCCCAGTTCTTCATCAACGTCGCCGACAACGACTTCCTCAACCACACGGCTCCGACGAGCCAGGGCTGGGGCTATGCCGTCTTCGGCCGCGTCGTGGCCGGTGAAGACGTCGTCGACGAAATCGCCAAGGTCCGCACCTCGACCCGCGGCTTCCACGGCGACGTTCCCGTCGAAGACGTCGTGATCGAAAAGGCCGAAATCATCGCCGACTGA
- a CDS encoding peptidylprolyl isomerase, which translates to MLRRRLLASILPAALALSTGLANAAPVSEPRVAIETTMGTIVVQLSPDRAPITVKNFLRYVNEGHYTDTIFHRVIAGFMIQGGGFTEAMKEKPTHEPIPLEARGGLPNDRYTIAMARTSYPHSATAQFYINVADNDFLNADRAQDGNGYCVFGRVVKGEDVVDKIAAVSTGRKAGMSDVPVSTVKILKAEVVK; encoded by the coding sequence ATGCTTCGTCGTCGACTTCTTGCATCGATTCTTCCCGCCGCTCTCGCCCTTTCGACGGGCCTTGCGAACGCGGCGCCCGTTTCGGAACCGCGCGTTGCGATCGAAACCACGATGGGTACGATCGTCGTGCAGCTCTCGCCCGACCGCGCCCCGATCACGGTAAAGAACTTCCTGCGCTACGTGAACGAAGGCCACTACACCGACACGATCTTTCACCGCGTGATCGCGGGCTTCATGATCCAGGGCGGGGGCTTTACGGAAGCGATGAAGGAAAAGCCCACGCACGAACCTATTCCGCTTGAGGCGCGCGGTGGGTTGCCCAACGACCGCTACACGATCGCCATGGCCCGTACCTCCTACCCGCACTCGGCGACCGCCCAGTTCTACATCAACGTCGCCGACAACGACTTCCTCAACGCCGACCGCGCTCAGGACGGCAACGGCTACTGCGTCTTCGGTCGCGTCGTGAAGGGCGAAGACGTGGTCGACAAGATCGCCGCCGTCTCGACGGGTCGCAAGGCCGGGATGAGCGACGTGCCCGTCTCGACCGTGAAGATCCTCAAGGCCGAAGTCGTCAAATAA
- a CDS encoding tetratricopeptide repeat protein, translating into MRRSLFVLLSALFVAVGTATSLPVSAASDMENLARTLHDSQFSEHVERLLKSNNAAQALELADIGIARNARNVQLRFMRTVALDALGRREEAATGLNALIREYPEIPDPYNNLAVIEAGFGNLEHAAELLRKALAINPEFALAQKNLGDVYLALAIENYERSAAVLTRNAELQSRLKTLKRITKEGV; encoded by the coding sequence ATGCGCCGCTCGCTTTTCGTTCTTCTCTCCGCCCTCTTCGTTGCGGTCGGTACCGCAACGTCGCTTCCCGTCTCGGCCGCGAGCGACATGGAAAATCTCGCCCGTACGTTGCACGACTCGCAGTTTTCCGAGCACGTCGAGCGACTGCTCAAAAGCAACAACGCGGCGCAGGCTCTGGAGTTGGCCGACATCGGCATCGCCCGCAACGCCCGCAACGTGCAGCTGCGCTTCATGCGTACCGTGGCGCTTGACGCGCTCGGGCGGCGCGAAGAAGCCGCCACGGGCTTGAACGCCCTCATTCGCGAATACCCCGAGATTCCCGACCCCTACAACAACCTCGCCGTGATCGAGGCGGGCTTCGGCAACCTCGAACACGCGGCCGAGCTCCTTCGCAAGGCGCTCGCCATCAACCCCGAATTCGCCCTCGCGCAAAAGAACCTCGGGGACGTGTACCTGGCGCTTGCCATTGAAAATTACGAGCGCTCGGCCGCCGTCCTCACGCGCAACGCCGAATTGCAGTCGCGCTTGAAGACCTTGAAGCGCATCACGAAGGAAGGGGTCTGA
- the cysS gene encoding cysteine--tRNA ligase — protein sequence MALSIYSTLSREQKPFAPSEPGHVRMYVCGVTVYDYCHIGHGRTFVAFDVVRRWLEASGYRVTFVRNITDIDDKIIRRAAERGITTDELTTEFARAMQEDMLALGCLAPTHEPRATDYIPEMLDLVGKLEAKGFAYQAADGDVDYAVRAFKPYGRLSGKSIDDLQSGARVSVAQGKRDPLDFVLWKRAKPGEPHWCSKWGEGRPGWHIECSAMAQKLLGDEIDIHGGGPDLIFPHHENEIAQSEAASGKTFAKTWMHSGPLRVRNADGTEEKMSKSLGNFWTIRDALKDTEAAYGEGNGAEVLRFFLLKSHYRSPISFSSGLIEDAHKGLVRLYGALKGRAADRAALDWSEPYAARFKDAMDDDFNTPQAVSVLFELASEVNRTGSPELVRQLLGLGRVLNLLGRDPEAFLTGGVKEDDAARIEGLIAERADAKKAKNYARADEIRKSLLEEGIELMDGPQGTTWRRLV from the coding sequence ATGGCCCTTTCGATTTACTCGACCCTGAGCCGCGAACAAAAACCGTTTGCGCCTTCCGAACCCGGTCACGTCCGCATGTACGTCTGCGGCGTGACGGTCTACGACTACTGCCACATCGGCCACGGGCGCACGTTCGTCGCGTTCGACGTCGTGCGCCGCTGGCTCGAAGCTTCGGGCTACCGCGTGACGTTCGTGCGCAACATCACCGACATTGACGACAAGATCATTCGCCGTGCGGCGGAGCGCGGCATCACGACGGACGAACTCACGACGGAATTCGCCCGCGCGATGCAGGAAGACATGCTCGCGCTCGGGTGCCTCGCGCCCACGCACGAGCCGCGCGCGACGGATTACATCCCCGAGATGCTCGACTTGGTCGGCAAGCTCGAAGCCAAGGGCTTTGCTTATCAGGCCGCGGACGGCGACGTCGACTATGCCGTGCGTGCGTTCAAGCCCTACGGGCGCCTCTCCGGGAAGTCGATCGACGACCTGCAGTCGGGCGCGCGCGTCTCGGTTGCTCAAGGCAAGCGCGACCCCCTCGACTTCGTCCTCTGGAAGCGCGCGAAGCCGGGCGAACCGCACTGGTGCTCGAAGTGGGGCGAGGGGCGTCCGGGCTGGCACATCGAATGCTCGGCCATGGCTCAAAAGCTCCTCGGCGACGAAATCGACATCCACGGGGGCGGTCCCGACCTCATCTTCCCGCACCATGAAAACGAAATCGCCCAGAGCGAAGCCGCTTCGGGGAAGACGTTCGCGAAGACCTGGATGCACTCGGGTCCCCTGCGCGTTCGCAACGCCGACGGCACGGAAGAAAAGATGAGCAAGTCGCTCGGCAACTTCTGGACGATCCGCGACGCCCTCAAGGACACCGAAGCCGCCTACGGCGAAGGAAACGGCGCCGAGGTGTTGCGCTTCTTCCTTTTGAAGAGCCACTACCGGAGCCCCATCTCCTTCTCCTCGGGTTTGATCGAAGACGCCCACAAGGGGCTCGTTCGCCTCTACGGCGCCCTGAAGGGGCGTGCCGCCGACCGTGCGGCGCTCGATTGGTCCGAACCCTATGCCGCGCGCTTCAAGGATGCGATGGACGACGACTTCAACACGCCGCAGGCCGTGAGCGTCCTCTTCGAACTCGCGAGCGAAGTGAACCGTACGGGCTCCCCCGAACTCGTTCGTCAGCTCTTGGGGCTCGGGCGCGTTCTGAACCTTCTCGGGCGTGATCCGGAAGCGTTCCTCACGGGCGGCGTCAAGGAAGACGACGCGGCCCGCATCGAAGGGCTCATCGCCGAGCGCGCCGACGCGAAGAAGGCGAAGAACTACGCCCGCGCCGACGAAATCCGCAAGTCGCTCCTCGAAGAAGGGATCGAACTCATGGACGGTCCTCAGGGGACGACCTGGCGCCGCCTCGTTTGA
- a CDS encoding acetyl-CoA carboxylase carboxyltransferase subunit alpha, which produces MAKKVFLDFEKDIELLESKIDELRALEDEGVEGTKAVSVASEIASLESKSYELLKKTYASLTPWQTSLVARHPNRPYTLDYIEALCTDFHELHGDRAFADDAAIVGGLARIADINVVVIGNQKGRSLRERTQRNFGMARPEGYRKALRLMKMAEKFGLPVLTFVDTPGAYPGIDAEERGQSEAIGRNLYEMATLNVPIVSCVIGEGGSGGALAIAVADCVMMLQYATYSVISPEGCASILWKSAAEAPRAAEALALTADRLSELGLVDRVVSEPIGGAHRDPKLMCTTLKKVVVDELRELLALSREELLARRAERIDRYGDFEYVATEGSTRAEAVPPVAPAPAAEAAPAPAEAPAAPAATEAPVASEAKAL; this is translated from the coding sequence ATGGCCAAGAAAGTTTTTCTCGACTTTGAAAAGGATATCGAGCTTCTCGAATCGAAAATCGACGAACTGCGCGCGCTCGAAGACGAGGGCGTCGAAGGTACGAAGGCGGTCAGCGTCGCCTCCGAAATCGCATCGCTCGAATCGAAGTCCTACGAACTTCTCAAGAAGACGTACGCGTCGCTCACCCCCTGGCAGACGTCGCTCGTCGCCCGTCACCCGAACCGTCCCTACACGCTCGACTACATCGAAGCGCTCTGCACGGACTTTCACGAACTCCACGGCGACCGCGCTTTTGCGGACGACGCGGCGATCGTCGGGGGGCTTGCGCGCATCGCCGACATCAACGTCGTCGTGATCGGCAACCAGAAGGGGCGGTCGCTTCGCGAACGCACGCAGCGCAACTTCGGCATGGCGCGCCCCGAAGGCTACCGCAAGGCCCTGCGCCTTATGAAAATGGCGGAAAAGTTCGGCCTTCCCGTCCTCACCTTCGTCGACACCCCCGGGGCCTATCCCGGGATCGACGCCGAAGAGCGCGGGCAGTCCGAAGCGATCGGTCGCAACCTCTACGAGATGGCGACCTTGAACGTGCCGATCGTCTCCTGCGTGATCGGCGAAGGCGGCTCGGGCGGGGCGCTCGCGATTGCGGTCGCCGACTGCGTGATGATGCTCCAGTACGCGACTTATTCGGTCATTTCCCCGGAAGGCTGCGCCTCGATTCTCTGGAAGAGTGCCGCGGAGGCCCCCCGCGCCGCGGAAGCGTTGGCGCTTACGGCCGACCGCTTGTCGGAACTCGGCCTCGTCGATCGCGTCGTCTCGGAACCCATCGGGGGCGCGCACCGCGATCCGAAGCTCATGTGCACGACCCTGAAGAAGGTCGTGGTCGACGAACTGCGCGAACTCCTCGCACTTTCCCGCGAAGAGCTCCTCGCGCGCCGCGCCGAGCGGATCGATCGCTACGGCGATTTCGAATACGTCGCGACCGAAGGGTCAACGCGTGCCGAAGCCGTTCCCCCTGTTGCGCCCGCTCCTGCTGCGGAAGCGGCGCCCGCTCCTGCCGAAGCTCCGGCCGCCCCTGCCGCGACCGAAGCTCCCGTTGCGTCCGAAGCGAAGGCCCTCTGA
- a CDS encoding magnesium transporter: MNRFIPTAAFELRHAAPERALWTLSDAHFSSAPAWGFGDAVTAPAAVPETVLTPSRNDIRSATASQNLDELDLLRTPVVRLFSVRAVWLVLLTLFGMLTSTAVAAQTEMLEHVILLAAFIAPIVDMGGNAGSQSATLVIRALSTGTLRLCGRDLARVLGRELLVSGALGILVALLEGILAWVTKDAAPGVLCVVALSMFVCTAAGGVIGALLPFVAKRCGLDPATLSSPLITSVMDLLGVFIYFGLAYLFLADVLFG; encoded by the coding sequence ATGAACCGCTTCATCCCCACCGCCGCTTTCGAACTCCGTCACGCCGCGCCCGAGCGCGCCCTCTGGACGCTTTCCGACGCGCATTTTTCCTCCGCCCCCGCCTGGGGGTTCGGCGACGCTGTCACCGCCCCCGCGGCCGTCCCCGAGACCGTCCTCACCCCCTCCCGCAACGACATCCGATCGGCAACCGCCTCGCAGAATCTCGACGAACTCGATCTGCTGCGCACGCCCGTCGTGCGGCTCTTTTCCGTTCGGGCCGTGTGGCTCGTGTTGCTCACGCTTTTCGGGATGCTCACGAGCACGGCGGTTGCCGCCCAAACGGAGATGCTCGAACATGTGATTCTTCTTGCGGCCTTCATCGCACCGATCGTCGACATGGGCGGAAACGCGGGAAGTCAGTCGGCCACGCTCGTCATTCGGGCGCTCTCTACGGGCACCTTGCGGCTTTGCGGGCGCGACCTCGCCCGCGTTCTCGGGCGGGAACTCCTCGTCTCGGGCGCCTTGGGGATCCTGGTTGCACTCCTTGAGGGGATCCTTGCTTGGGTGACGAAGGATGCCGCGCCCGGGGTGCTTTGCGTCGTCGCGCTCTCGATGTTCGTCTGCACGGCCGCAGGGGGCGTGATCGGAGCGCTTCTGCCTTTCGTCGCGAAGCGCTGCGGGCTCGACCCCGCGACGCTTTCCTCGCCCCTCATCACGTCGGTGATGGACCTTCTGGGGGTCTTCATCTATTTCGGGCTCGCCTACCTTTTCCTTGCGGACGTGCTTTTCGGGTGA